In a single window of the Campylobacter fetus subsp. testudinum 03-427 genome:
- a CDS encoding putative Mn2+/Fe2+ ABC transporter, ATP-binding protein (Pfam match to PF00005.23 ABC_tran): MKKISLDVSNLNVRYADVVALEDINFSLEGGNICALIGTNGSGKSTLFKSIMGVIKPKGSVIKICGLNLNDAIKNSLITYVPQNEEIDFDFPISVWELVMMGRYAHMGFFKNPKQSDKMAVEDALKKVDMYEFKDRQISKLSGGQKKRIFIARSLASDAKIILLDEPFNGVDAKTESMILDLLIKLRSSGNLILISTHNLGMAAQYCNRAILLKHKILACGFTNDVLTPENLGQVFGGSLRHFKIEVDDMSCNIALISDDEKPLIVVDEKVQDGMVNRAF; the protein is encoded by the coding sequence ATGAAAAAAATTAGCTTAGATGTTTCAAATTTGAACGTCAGATATGCTGATGTAGTAGCTTTAGAAGATATAAACTTTAGTTTAGAAGGTGGAAATATCTGCGCTCTTATCGGTACAAATGGAAGTGGTAAATCAACTCTTTTTAAGTCTATAATGGGGGTAATAAAGCCAAAAGGCTCAGTTATAAAAATATGCGGTTTAAATCTTAATGATGCGATAAAAAATAGCCTCATAACATATGTTCCTCAAAATGAAGAGATAGACTTTGATTTCCCTATAAGCGTGTGGGAGCTTGTAATGATGGGCAGATATGCTCATATGGGATTTTTTAAAAATCCAAAACAGAGCGATAAAATGGCAGTAGAAGACGCTTTAAAAAAAGTAGATATGTATGAGTTTAAAGATCGTCAAATTTCTAAATTAAGCGGCGGTCAAAAAAAGCGTATATTTATAGCAAGATCGTTAGCTAGTGATGCTAAAATCATACTTTTAGACGAACCTTTTAATGGAGTTGATGCAAAAACTGAGAGTATGATACTAGATCTTCTTATAAAGCTTCGTTCAAGTGGAAATCTCATTCTTATATCTACTCATAATCTTGGAATGGCTGCTCAGTACTGCAATAGAGCTATACTTCTTAAACATAAGATCTTAGCTTGCGGATTTACAAATGATGTTTTAACACCTGAAAATCTTGGTCAAGTTTTTGGTGGAAGTTTAAGACATTTTAAGATAGAAGTCGATGATATGAGTTGTAATATAGCTCTTATAAGCGATGATGAAAAACCGCTTATAGTGGTAGATGAAAAGGTGCAAGATGGAATGGTTAATAGAGCCTTTTAA
- a CDS encoding putative Mn2+/Fe2+ ABC transporter, permease protein (Pfam match to PF00950.13 ABC-3) encodes MEWLIEPFNYSYIVKAHIVSLFLCAFCGFLSCFLILKSYSLLADALSHSVTPGVVIAYMMSFSYTISSFICGLFALCSMGLVSRSSRLKTDTIIGVTFSSFFALSLFLVSIYPVSIKLETIFLGDVLSLNDSEVYELISLIFILFLFLIFSYQKIKFIFFDELGASSVGINVRFYKILFFMLLCFCTVASLKTVGAILVTAMLITPAASASMISFKFNQRVILATLFAGFSGFFGVYISYFLDTYASAMIVLTQILIFIVCFLYKRIVYDRVFA; translated from the coding sequence ATGGAATGGTTAATAGAGCCTTTTAATTACTCATATATAGTAAAAGCACACATCGTAAGTCTATTTTTATGCGCTTTTTGCGGATTTTTATCTTGCTTTTTGATTTTAAAGTCCTACTCTCTTTTAGCCGACGCTCTTTCTCACAGTGTAACGCCTGGAGTAGTTATAGCATATATGATGAGTTTTTCTTATACTATTTCTAGTTTTATATGTGGTTTGTTTGCACTTTGTAGTATGGGTTTGGTATCGCGCAGTTCAAGGCTAAAAACAGATACGATAATAGGAGTGACTTTCTCATCGTTTTTTGCTCTTAGCTTGTTTTTGGTTTCGATATATCCAGTTTCTATAAAGCTTGAAACGATATTTTTGGGTGATGTTTTGAGTTTAAATGATAGTGAAGTTTATGAGCTGATATCGCTTATATTTATACTATTTTTATTTCTTATTTTTAGTTATCAAAAGATTAAATTTATATTTTTTGATGAGCTTGGTGCTAGTAGCGTCGGTATAAATGTGAGATTTTACAAGATTTTATTTTTTATGTTGCTTTGTTTTTGTACTGTTGCTAGTTTAAAAACAGTTGGAGCTATTTTGGTAACTGCTATGCTTATAACGCCTGCTGCAAGTGCTTCTATGATTAGTTTTAAATTTAACCAAAGAGTGATTTTGGCTACATTATTTGCCGGATTTAGTGGATTTTTCGGAGTTTATATAAGCTATTTTTTAGATACTTACGCCTCTGCTATGATAGTTTTAACTCAAATTTTGATTTTTATCGTCTGTTTTTTATATAAAAGGATAGTTTATGATAGAGTTTTTGCTTGA